A genomic window from Flavobacterium sp. I3-2 includes:
- a CDS encoding NuoI/complex I 23 kDa subunit family protein — MSIETVSLSGRKKQVANKKMTLGERIYIIAIAKGMWTTLKHMFKKKVTISYPEQTRPFSDVYRGRHMLMRDDEGRERCTACGLCALSCPAEAITMKAAERKTDEKHLYREEKYAEIYEINMLRCIFCGLCEEACPKQAIYLTKSKQIVFSDTSRESFIFGKEELVMPLEMAIQNTKKMQA; from the coding sequence ATGTCAATAGAAACGGTATCATTATCAGGAAGAAAAAAACAAGTAGCCAACAAAAAAATGACTTTAGGCGAGCGCATTTACATCATTGCTATTGCTAAAGGAATGTGGACTACTTTAAAACATATGTTCAAGAAAAAAGTAACGATTAGTTACCCTGAACAAACACGTCCGTTTAGCGACGTTTACCGCGGTAGACACATGCTTATGCGCGACGACGAAGGAAGAGAACGTTGTACAGCTTGCGGACTTTGTGCTTTATCATGTCCGGCAGAAGCCATTACCATGAAAGCTGCAGAACGAAAAACTGACGAGAAACATCTGTACAGAGAAGAGAAATATGCAGAAATCTACGAGATTAATATGTTGCGTTGTATTTTCTGTGGATTGTGTGAAGAAGCTTGTCCAAAACAAGCCATTTACTTAACTAAATCTAAGCAAATTGTTTTCTCTGATACTTCTCGCGAAAGCTTCATCTTCGGAAAAGAAGAATTAGTAATGCCATTAGAAATG
- the nuoH gene encoding NADH-quinone oxidoreductase subunit NuoH: MEQAIIIEKGVIILIVFAITMLFAMYCTLAERKIAAWIQDRRGPNRAGPGGLFQPLADGLKLFSKEEFMPNTPNTFLFVLGPTISMTMALMTSAVIPWGSSLEIGGRTVILQATDINVALLYVFAVLSVSVYGIMIGGWASNNKYSLMSAMRVASQMISYEIAMGLSIIAVIMMTSSMSLSDIAASQHEMKWNIFYQPLAFFIFLVCSFAETNRTPFDLAECEQELIGGYHTEYSSMRMGFFLFAEYAAMFISSTLLAVLFLGAYNYPGMTWAAENWGTNVANGIGIAVLFIKICFFLFLYMWVRWTIPRFRYDQLMNLGWKTLIPLAIINIIITAVVILLNQ, translated from the coding sequence ATGGAGCAAGCTATTATTATAGAAAAAGGTGTAATCATCTTAATTGTTTTTGCAATTACGATGCTGTTCGCCATGTATTGTACTTTGGCAGAACGTAAGATTGCAGCTTGGATTCAAGACAGACGCGGACCAAACCGTGCCGGACCAGGTGGTTTATTTCAACCACTTGCCGATGGTTTAAAATTATTCTCGAAAGAAGAATTTATGCCAAACACACCAAATACGTTTTTATTCGTATTAGGACCAACAATTTCAATGACCATGGCCTTAATGACAAGTGCCGTAATTCCTTGGGGAAGTTCACTTGAAATTGGCGGAAGAACTGTAATTCTACAAGCTACCGATATTAACGTTGCTTTACTTTATGTATTTGCAGTTTTATCTGTGAGTGTTTACGGAATTATGATTGGAGGTTGGGCATCAAACAACAAATATTCGTTAATGAGTGCGATGCGTGTGGCTTCTCAAATGATTTCGTATGAAATTGCAATGGGACTTTCAATCATCGCAGTTATCATGATGACAAGTTCAATGAGTTTAAGTGATATTGCCGCAAGTCAGCATGAAATGAAATGGAATATTTTCTATCAACCTTTAGCATTCTTCATTTTCTTGGTTTGTTCGTTTGCAGAAACCAATCGTACACCATTCGATTTAGCAGAATGTGAACAAGAATTAATTGGAGGTTATCATACTGAATATTCATCTATGCGAATGGGATTCTTCTTGTTTGCTGAATATGCAGCGATGTTCATCTCTTCTACCCTACTTGCTGTACTTTTCTTAGGAGCTTATAATTATCCGGGAATGACTTGGGCAGCAGAAAATTGGGGAACTAACGTTGCAAACGGAATTGGAATTGCAGTTTTATTCATTAAAATCTGTTTCTTCTTATTCTTATATATGTGGGTTCGTTGGACCATACCACGTTTCCGTTACGACCAATTAATGAATTTAGGTTGGAAAACTTTAATTCCTCTAGCGATAATCAACATCATTATTACAGCTGTTGTTATTTTATTAAACCAATAA